In Electrophorus electricus isolate fEleEle1 chromosome 6, fEleEle1.pri, whole genome shotgun sequence, a single genomic region encodes these proteins:
- the si:ch73-287m6.1 gene encoding RIMS-binding protein 2 isoform X1, protein MRGQKPDVEELLRQSQTELLWIQRQLSIIAARNASHIRAREKLKLEVLPPHLCTASAHNVNRFRLLEERNRDRKIEVATQKQQKQHYRSLETEVSDRKRRQLLEREAKNKILAFQSLKHELQDALQERNRFHRSLYSHSLKAVRYEQVKSDYEQLRETFNTVIQERNLARQEKAELQHKLDNLEQALKYMREAAQQKQQLESEHEQALAILSSTQQEIQLLQEAQVVTDKEHEGKVHLLEVKIHNLEQKCRSESEKCNILSNKLKKFHLGSDTSEFLTSDPRSCPEICCLPQNTLCHILSELHNHSGKGDDRSTDPLLISQLLQPLQVSKDKPELAIKATTHTRNLSRSPLPVSTSEMDNEVSPAPRSKARYTGQVRLCTARYSYNPYDGPNEHPEAELPLVAGKYLYVYGDMDDDGFYEGELLDGQRGLVPSNFVEFVQDKEKPSIDGPEDHIQLEHGCLNLTTLDGGVSLESLSTDPLGPCSNGTGALDAEELADDVVPYPRKISLIKQLARSVIVAWESPLVPLGWGNINGYHVLVDGEVRSTVPFGGRTKLLLEKLDLAVCTYRVSVQSVTDRGVSDELRCTMLVGRNVAVAPTGLRLDDIMRDSAELSWLPSNSNYSHTVVLDGVEHAVVKPCCYRLRFTNLKAATVYKVRVVAKPHQVPWHMPLEQREKKESGVEFCTQAAGPPLPPHEVHVQCGQAPGILQVHWKPPPLTPTGTSNGANVIGYAVCTKGQKIAEVLYPLADFATVELNHLQCLEAHEVVVRTLSAQGESQDSPVAVIPSNLLVPPPQAHHIQAPLPLQPAQPLPPRAALLPPIQPLAPHTCPQPHAYLQPLPVHPNQLPSHLQGHPMPPPPHSFPQPTIPIPQPTIPMPQPHIPQMTLPQPQRPLSARELETKEQSPGLLHPAGGPHQPWEPTCSLSGLSSTLPHGHTLEAPQCPSHRSPSPQRILPQPRGTLIPDTMAKAIAREAAQRVAAESGRMERRSQGVHSQNSDEEEDEESYQSRRRGASVDDFLRGSELGRQSQYSHNEEYHTESSRGSDLSDIMEEDEEELYSEMQLEEGRRRDSHSAHKPGGNTSSGRPNRDSSRRPAHSASQPQRTPLMVPSIEITTESNSEGNLSPHMEDVYYGSIARHRTRPSRRPGGARPPHDAYRDQRRHSPPSYDESEPEDPFRIFVALFDYDPLSMSPNPDAADEELPFKEGQIIKVYGDKDTDGFYRGEIRGRSGLIPCNMVSEIRAEDEETMDQLMKQGFLPLNTPVDRIEQNRKGGRHPVATRRMVALYDYDPRESSPNVDVEAELTFCAGDIIAVFGEIDEDGFYYGEINGHRGLVPSNFLEEVPDDVEVYLTDTPSRYEQEEPVPPPPRPDTKRVPVENPVPAPAPGRPASPTVRPLLPVGPIRPLSPARGPRDLTSKKKKGLLSKGKKLLQKFSK, encoded by the exons ATGCGGGGTCAGAAGCCTGATGTTGAGGAGCTGCTTAGGCAGTCTCAGACAGAGCTGCTGTGGATCCAAAGGCAGCTGTCAATCATCGCAGCACGGAATGCCAGTCACATCCGGGCCAGAGAGAAG CTGAAGCTCGAGGTCCTTCCCCCACACCTGTGCACTGCTTCAGCTCACAATGTGAACCGCTTCCGCCTtctggaggagaggaacagagaccGTAAGATAGAGGTGGCAACCCAAAAACAGCAGAAGCAACACTACAGATCCCTG gAGACAGAAGTGAGTGACAGGAAGAGGCGTCAGCTCCTCGAGAGGGAGGCGAAGAACAAGATCTTAGCATTCCAGTCTTTG AAGCATGAGCTGCAGGATGCCTTGCAGGAGAGGAATCGCTTCCATCGCAGCTTGTACAGCCACAGCCTGAAGGCAGTGCGGTATGAACAG GTGAAGTCAGATTATGAGCAGCTCAGAGAGACTTTCAACACTGTAATTCAGGAGAGAAACTTGGCAAGGCAGGAAAAAGCTGAGCTCCAACACAAACTGGACAACCTTGAGCAGGCCCTTAAG TACATGCGAGAGGCTgcacagcagaagcagcagttAGAGTCAGAGCATGAGCAGGCCCTGGCTATCCTCAGCTCCACACAGCAGGAGATCCAGCTTCTGCAAGAG GCTCAGGTTGTGACTGATAAAGAGCATGAAGGGAAGGTCCATTTGCTAGAG GTCAAAATTCACAACCTGGAACAGAAATGCCGGTCTGAGAGTGAAAAGTGTAACATTTTGTCAAACAAGCTGAAGAAATTTCACCTGGGGTCAGACACTTCAGAATTTCTGACTTCTGATCCCAGGAGCTGTCCAGAGATTTGCTGCTTGCCCCAGAACACTCTCTGCCACATTCTCAGCGAGCTCCACAACCATAGTGGGAAAG GTGATGACCGCTCTACAGACCCCCTGCTAATCTCTCAGCTCCTCCAGCCACTGCAGGTCAGCAAAGACAAACCTGAACTGGCCATCAAAGCTACCACCCACACCCGGAACCTATCCCGGAGCCCCCTTCCAGTGAGCACCTCAGAG ATGGATAATGAGGTGAGTCCAGCTCCCAGGTCTAAGGCGCGATATACGGGTCAGGTCCGCCTGTGCACTGCCCGCTACAG CTATAACCCCTATGATGGACCCAATGAGCATCCGGAGGCTGAGCTGCCTCTCGTTGCTGGGAAGTATCTCTACGTGTATGGAGACATGGATGATGATGGGTTCTATGAGG GTGAGCTGCTGGATGGCCAGCGTGGCCTTGTGCCCTCCAACTTTGTGGAGTTCGTCCAGGACAAAGAGAAGCCATCTATAGATGGGCCGGAGGACCACATCCAGCTGGAGCATGGCTGCCTAAACCTGACTACCTTAGACGGAGGCGTTTCTCTGGAAAGCCTGAGCACCGACCCCCTTGGTCCCTGCAGCAACGGAACTGGGGCTCTGGATGCCGAGGAGCTGGCCGACGACGTTGTGCCTTATCCGAGAAAGATCAGCTTGATCAAACAGCTTGCCAGGAGCGTCATAGTGGCCTGGGAGTCTCCTCTGGTCCCCCTGGGCTGGGGCAACATTAACGGATACCATGTCTTGGTGGACGGGGAGGTGCGTTCCACTGTGCCCTTCGGGGGCCGGACCAAGCTGCTCCTGGAGAAGCTGGACTTGGCTGTCTGCACCTATCGTGTGTCCGTACAGAGCGTGACTGACCGCGGTGTGTCGGATGAGCTGCGCTGCACCATGCTGGTGGGCAGAAACGTGGCGGTCGCACCCACGGGCTTGCGCCTCGACGACATCATGCGGGACTCGGCAGAGCTCTCCTGGCTGCCAAGCAACAGCAACTATTCACACACCGTGGTGCTGGATGGGGTGGAGCATGCAGTGGTGAAGCCCTGCTGCTACAGGCTGCGCTTCACCAACCTAAAGGCTGCCACTGTGTACAAGGTGAGGGTGGTGGCCAAGCCCCACCAGGTACCCTGGCACATGCCACTTGAACAGCGGGAGAAGAAGGAGTCTGGGGTGGAGTTCTGCACCCAGGCTGCAG GGCCCCCTTTGCCACCCCATGAGGTGCATGTCCAGTGTGGTCAGGCTCCAGGGATACTCCAGGTCCACTGGAAGCCGCCTCCGTTAACTCCCACTGGGACTTCGAATGGTGCCAATGTCATTGGCTATGCAGTTTGCACAAAGGGCCAGAAG ATCGCTGAGGTGTTGTACCCACTGGCAGACTTTGCAACAGTGGAGCTGAACCACCTCCAGTGTTTGGAGGCCCATGAAGTTGTGGTCAGGACTTTATCAGCCCAAGGGGAATCCCAGGACTCTCcggttgctgtcattcccagcAACCTGCTCGTGCCCCCTCCCCAAGCCCATCACATTCAAGCCCCTCTTCCACTCCAGCCTGCTCAGCCTCTGCCCCCTCGTGCTGCCCTGCTGCCTCCCATACAGCCTCTAGCTCCTCACACCTGCCCCCAGCCACATGCCTACCTCCAACCCCTCCCGGTTCACCCAAACCAGCTGCCCTCTCATCTACAGGGTCATCCAATGCCTCCACCCCCTCATTCTTTTCCCCAGCCCACTATCCCAATTCCCCAGCCCACTATCCCAATGCCCCAGCCCCACATTCCGCAGATGACTCTTCCTCAACCACAGAGACCACTAAGTGCCAGAGAGCTGGAAACCAAAGAACAGTCACCGGGCCTGCTCCACCCTGCTGGGGGTCCACATCAACCATGGGAGCCCACATGTTCTCTGTCTGGCCTGTCCTCAACCCTGCCGCACGGGCACACCCTTGAGGCCCCACAGTGCCCTAGCCACCGTTCACCGTCTCCCCAGAGAATACTCCCCCAGCCCAGGGGCACACTCATCCCTGACACCATGGCCAAGGCCATCGCTAGGGAGGCTGCCCAAAGAGTGGCTGCAGAGAGCGGTCGG ATGGAGAGGAGAAGTCAGGGCGTTCACTCTCAGAACtcagatgaggaagaggatgaggaaagCTATCAGTCCCGCAGAAGAGGAGCATCTGTGGATGACTTCCTCAGGGGTTCTGAGCTGGGCAGGCAG TCCCAATACAGTCACAATGAAGAGTACCACACTGAAAGCAGTCGGGGCTCTGATCTATCTGATATCatggaagaggatgaggaggagctgTACTCGGAAATGCAGCTTGAGGAAGGGCGTCGGCGCGACTCGCACAGTGCTCATAAG CCTGGAGGGAACACATCTTCAGGAAGACCGAATCGGGACTCTTCTCGGAGGCCCGCACATAGTGCTTCTCAGCCCCAGCGAACACCTCTTATGGTCCCATCTATTG AGATAACCACTGAGAGTAACAGTGAGGGCAACCTCTCTCCGCACATGGAGGATGTTTACTATGGCAGTATAGCACGGCACAGGACACGGCCCTCACGGAGGCCTGGGGGCGCCAGGCCTCCTCATG ATGCTTACAGAGATCAAAGGCGCCATTCCCCTCCAAGCTATGATGAGTCGGAACCTGAAGACCCCTTCCGTATCTTCGTAGCATTGTTTGACTATGACCCACTCTCCATGTCCCCGAACCCAGATGCGGCTGATGAAGAGCTTCCTTTTAAAGAAGGACAGATCATCAAG GTGTACGGGGATAAGGACACCGACGGATTTTATCGGGGGGAGATTCGTGGCCGCTCTGGCCTCATCCCGTGTAACATGGTGTCGGAGATTCgagctgaggatgaggagacTATGGATCAGCTCATGAAGCAGGGCTTTCTTCCCCTCAACACTCCTGTGGACAGAATAG agcagaacagaaaaGGTGGTCGCCACCCTGTGGCTACTAGAAGAATGGTCGCCCTTTACGACTATGACCCCAGAGAGAGCTCCCCAAATGTGGATGTTGAG
- the si:ch73-287m6.1 gene encoding RIMS-binding protein 2 isoform X3, whose protein sequence is MRGQKPDVEELLRQSQTELLWIQRQLSIIAARNASHIRAREKLKLEVLPPHLCTASAHNVNRFRLLEERNRDRKIEVATQKQQKQHYRSLETEVSDRKRRQLLEREAKNKILAFQSLKHELQDALQERNRFHRSLYSHSLKAVRYEQVKSDYEQLRETFNTVIQERNLARQEKAELQHKLDNLEQALKYMREAAQQKQQLESEHEQALAILSSTQQEIQLLQEAQVVTDKEHEGKVHLLEVKIHNLEQKCRSESEKCNILSNKLKKFHLGSDTSEFLTSDPRSCPEICCLPQNTLCHILSELHNHSGKGDDRSTDPLLISQLLQPLQVSKDKPELAIKATTHTRNLSRSPLPVSTSEMDNEVSPAPRSKARYTGQVRLCTARYSYNPYDGPNEHPEAELPLVAGKYLYVYGDMDDDGFYEGELLDGQRGLVPSNFVEFVQDKEKPSIDGPEDHIQLEHGCLNLTTLDGGVSLESLSTDPLGPCSNGTGALDAEELADDVVPYPRKISLIKQLARSVIVAWESPLVPLGWGNINGYHVLVDGEVRSTVPFGGRTKLLLEKLDLAVCTYRVSVQSVTDRGVSDELRCTMLVGRNVAVAPTGLRLDDIMRDSAELSWLPSNSNYSHTVVLDGVEHAVVKPCCYRLRFTNLKAATVYKVRVVAKPHQVPWHMPLEQREKKESGVEFCTQAAGPPLPPHEVHVQCGQAPGILQVHWKPPPLTPTGTSNGANVIGYAVCTKGQKIAEVLYPLADFATVELNHLQCLEAHEVVVRTLSAQGESQDSPVAVIPSNLLVPPPQAHHIQAPLPLQPAQPLPPRAALLPPIQPLAPHTCPQPHAYLQPLPVHPNQLPSHLQGHPMPPPPHSFPQPTIPIPQPTIPMPQPHIPQMTLPQPQRPLSARELETKEQSPGLLHPAGGPHQPWEPTCSLSGLSSTLPHGHTLEAPQCPSHRSPSPQRILPQPRGTLIPDTMAKAIAREAAQRVAAESGRMERRSQGVHSQNSDEEEDEESYQSRRRGASVDDFLRGSELGRQSQYSHNEEYHTESSRGSDLSDIMEEDEEELYSEMQLEEGRRRDSHSAHKPGGNTSSGRPNRDSSRRPAHSASQPQRTPLMVPSIDAADEELPFKEGQIIKVYGDKDTDGFYRGEIRGRSGLIPCNMVSEIRAEDEETMDQLMKQGFLPLNTPVDRIEQNRKGGRHPVATRRMVALYDYDPRESSPNVDVEAELTFCAGDIIAVFGEIDEDGFYYGEINGHRGLVPSNFLEEVPDDVEVYLTDTPSRYEQEEPVPPPPRPDTKRVPVENPVPAPAPGRPASPTVRPLLPVGPIRPLSPARGPRDLTSKKKKGLLSKGKKLLQKFSK, encoded by the exons ATGCGGGGTCAGAAGCCTGATGTTGAGGAGCTGCTTAGGCAGTCTCAGACAGAGCTGCTGTGGATCCAAAGGCAGCTGTCAATCATCGCAGCACGGAATGCCAGTCACATCCGGGCCAGAGAGAAG CTGAAGCTCGAGGTCCTTCCCCCACACCTGTGCACTGCTTCAGCTCACAATGTGAACCGCTTCCGCCTtctggaggagaggaacagagaccGTAAGATAGAGGTGGCAACCCAAAAACAGCAGAAGCAACACTACAGATCCCTG gAGACAGAAGTGAGTGACAGGAAGAGGCGTCAGCTCCTCGAGAGGGAGGCGAAGAACAAGATCTTAGCATTCCAGTCTTTG AAGCATGAGCTGCAGGATGCCTTGCAGGAGAGGAATCGCTTCCATCGCAGCTTGTACAGCCACAGCCTGAAGGCAGTGCGGTATGAACAG GTGAAGTCAGATTATGAGCAGCTCAGAGAGACTTTCAACACTGTAATTCAGGAGAGAAACTTGGCAAGGCAGGAAAAAGCTGAGCTCCAACACAAACTGGACAACCTTGAGCAGGCCCTTAAG TACATGCGAGAGGCTgcacagcagaagcagcagttAGAGTCAGAGCATGAGCAGGCCCTGGCTATCCTCAGCTCCACACAGCAGGAGATCCAGCTTCTGCAAGAG GCTCAGGTTGTGACTGATAAAGAGCATGAAGGGAAGGTCCATTTGCTAGAG GTCAAAATTCACAACCTGGAACAGAAATGCCGGTCTGAGAGTGAAAAGTGTAACATTTTGTCAAACAAGCTGAAGAAATTTCACCTGGGGTCAGACACTTCAGAATTTCTGACTTCTGATCCCAGGAGCTGTCCAGAGATTTGCTGCTTGCCCCAGAACACTCTCTGCCACATTCTCAGCGAGCTCCACAACCATAGTGGGAAAG GTGATGACCGCTCTACAGACCCCCTGCTAATCTCTCAGCTCCTCCAGCCACTGCAGGTCAGCAAAGACAAACCTGAACTGGCCATCAAAGCTACCACCCACACCCGGAACCTATCCCGGAGCCCCCTTCCAGTGAGCACCTCAGAG ATGGATAATGAGGTGAGTCCAGCTCCCAGGTCTAAGGCGCGATATACGGGTCAGGTCCGCCTGTGCACTGCCCGCTACAG CTATAACCCCTATGATGGACCCAATGAGCATCCGGAGGCTGAGCTGCCTCTCGTTGCTGGGAAGTATCTCTACGTGTATGGAGACATGGATGATGATGGGTTCTATGAGG GTGAGCTGCTGGATGGCCAGCGTGGCCTTGTGCCCTCCAACTTTGTGGAGTTCGTCCAGGACAAAGAGAAGCCATCTATAGATGGGCCGGAGGACCACATCCAGCTGGAGCATGGCTGCCTAAACCTGACTACCTTAGACGGAGGCGTTTCTCTGGAAAGCCTGAGCACCGACCCCCTTGGTCCCTGCAGCAACGGAACTGGGGCTCTGGATGCCGAGGAGCTGGCCGACGACGTTGTGCCTTATCCGAGAAAGATCAGCTTGATCAAACAGCTTGCCAGGAGCGTCATAGTGGCCTGGGAGTCTCCTCTGGTCCCCCTGGGCTGGGGCAACATTAACGGATACCATGTCTTGGTGGACGGGGAGGTGCGTTCCACTGTGCCCTTCGGGGGCCGGACCAAGCTGCTCCTGGAGAAGCTGGACTTGGCTGTCTGCACCTATCGTGTGTCCGTACAGAGCGTGACTGACCGCGGTGTGTCGGATGAGCTGCGCTGCACCATGCTGGTGGGCAGAAACGTGGCGGTCGCACCCACGGGCTTGCGCCTCGACGACATCATGCGGGACTCGGCAGAGCTCTCCTGGCTGCCAAGCAACAGCAACTATTCACACACCGTGGTGCTGGATGGGGTGGAGCATGCAGTGGTGAAGCCCTGCTGCTACAGGCTGCGCTTCACCAACCTAAAGGCTGCCACTGTGTACAAGGTGAGGGTGGTGGCCAAGCCCCACCAGGTACCCTGGCACATGCCACTTGAACAGCGGGAGAAGAAGGAGTCTGGGGTGGAGTTCTGCACCCAGGCTGCAG GGCCCCCTTTGCCACCCCATGAGGTGCATGTCCAGTGTGGTCAGGCTCCAGGGATACTCCAGGTCCACTGGAAGCCGCCTCCGTTAACTCCCACTGGGACTTCGAATGGTGCCAATGTCATTGGCTATGCAGTTTGCACAAAGGGCCAGAAG ATCGCTGAGGTGTTGTACCCACTGGCAGACTTTGCAACAGTGGAGCTGAACCACCTCCAGTGTTTGGAGGCCCATGAAGTTGTGGTCAGGACTTTATCAGCCCAAGGGGAATCCCAGGACTCTCcggttgctgtcattcccagcAACCTGCTCGTGCCCCCTCCCCAAGCCCATCACATTCAAGCCCCTCTTCCACTCCAGCCTGCTCAGCCTCTGCCCCCTCGTGCTGCCCTGCTGCCTCCCATACAGCCTCTAGCTCCTCACACCTGCCCCCAGCCACATGCCTACCTCCAACCCCTCCCGGTTCACCCAAACCAGCTGCCCTCTCATCTACAGGGTCATCCAATGCCTCCACCCCCTCATTCTTTTCCCCAGCCCACTATCCCAATTCCCCAGCCCACTATCCCAATGCCCCAGCCCCACATTCCGCAGATGACTCTTCCTCAACCACAGAGACCACTAAGTGCCAGAGAGCTGGAAACCAAAGAACAGTCACCGGGCCTGCTCCACCCTGCTGGGGGTCCACATCAACCATGGGAGCCCACATGTTCTCTGTCTGGCCTGTCCTCAACCCTGCCGCACGGGCACACCCTTGAGGCCCCACAGTGCCCTAGCCACCGTTCACCGTCTCCCCAGAGAATACTCCCCCAGCCCAGGGGCACACTCATCCCTGACACCATGGCCAAGGCCATCGCTAGGGAGGCTGCCCAAAGAGTGGCTGCAGAGAGCGGTCGG ATGGAGAGGAGAAGTCAGGGCGTTCACTCTCAGAACtcagatgaggaagaggatgaggaaagCTATCAGTCCCGCAGAAGAGGAGCATCTGTGGATGACTTCCTCAGGGGTTCTGAGCTGGGCAGGCAG TCCCAATACAGTCACAATGAAGAGTACCACACTGAAAGCAGTCGGGGCTCTGATCTATCTGATATCatggaagaggatgaggaggagctgTACTCGGAAATGCAGCTTGAGGAAGGGCGTCGGCGCGACTCGCACAGTGCTCATAAG CCTGGAGGGAACACATCTTCAGGAAGACCGAATCGGGACTCTTCTCGGAGGCCCGCACATAGTGCTTCTCAGCCCCAGCGAACACCTCTTATGGTCCCATCTATTG ATGCGGCTGATGAAGAGCTTCCTTTTAAAGAAGGACAGATCATCAAG GTGTACGGGGATAAGGACACCGACGGATTTTATCGGGGGGAGATTCGTGGCCGCTCTGGCCTCATCCCGTGTAACATGGTGTCGGAGATTCgagctgaggatgaggagacTATGGATCAGCTCATGAAGCAGGGCTTTCTTCCCCTCAACACTCCTGTGGACAGAATAG agcagaacagaaaaGGTGGTCGCCACCCTGTGGCTACTAGAAGAATGGTCGCCCTTTACGACTATGACCCCAGAGAGAGCTCCCCAAATGTGGATGTTGAG